A part of Strix aluco isolate bStrAlu1 chromosome 21, bStrAlu1.hap1, whole genome shotgun sequence genomic DNA contains:
- the FAM20A gene encoding pseudokinase FAM20A, protein MPGPRRDRPAVLLLLGALLAADLYFHLWPRARRELAAGLPGCPCRRRRLPAPAAPLPPRAASALRRLFAHPLYRADGPAEPLLRAREALRYYRRKAARWNRRHKLYREELNLTSPAAPLPLRPEASWLQFHLGISRDGLYPRSSPTVNRLLRDMQDFTTISADYSQDEKALLGACDCSQIVKPSGVHLKLVLRFQDFGKAMFKPMRQKREEETPEDFFYFVDFQRHNAEIAAFHLDRILDFRRVPPTVGRLINVTKEILEVTKNEILQSVFFVSPASNVCFFAKCPYMCKTEYAVCGNPHLLEGSLSAFLPSLNLAPRLSIPNPWIRSYSFDGKEEWEVNPLYCNTVREIYPYSNGNRLLNIIDMAIFDFLIGNMDRHHYEMFTKFGDDGFLLHLDNARGFGRHSHDETSILAPLSQCCIIKRTTLLRLQLLAEPEYRLSDVMRESLLQDRLAPVLTEPHLLALDRRLQLILEAVRKCIDTYGEAKVVANDTTQPEAPASDRAKLTT, encoded by the exons atgccggggccgcgccgggacCGCCCGgccgtgctgctgctgctcggggcTCTGCTGGCGGCCGATCTCTACTTCCACCTCTGGCCGCGGGCGCGGCGGGAGCTGGCGGCGGGACTCCCGGGCTgtccctgccgccgccgccgcctccccgctcccgccgccccgctcccgccccgcgcAGCCTCCGCGCTGCGGCGCCTCTTCGCCCACCCGCTCTACCGCGCCGACGGCCCCGCCGAGCCGCTGCTGCGCGCCCGCGAAGCGCTGCGCTACTACCGGCGGAAGGCGGCTCGCTGGAACAG GAGGCACAAGCTTTACAGGGAGGAGCTCAACCTAACCTCCCCCGCAGCGCCGCTGCCACTCCGGCCAGAGGCCAGTTGGCTCCAGTTCCACCTGGGCATCAGCCGGGATGGGCTCTACCCGCGCTCCAGCCCCACCGTCAACAGGCTCCTCCGGGACATGCAAGACTTCACCACTATCAGTGCTG ACTACAGCCAGGATGAGAAAGCGCTGCTGGGAGCCTGCGACTGCAGCCAGA TCGTGAAGCCCAGCGGAGTGCACCTGAAGCTGGTCCTCAGGTTCCAGGATTTTGGGAAAGCCATGTTCAAGCCCATGAG GCAGAAACGCGAGGAAGAGACTCCCGAGGACTTTTTCTACTTCGTTGACTTCCAGCGGCACAACGCGGAGATTGCCGCCTTCCACCTGGACAG GATCCTGGATTTCCGGAGGGTCCCGCCCACAGTTGGGAGGTTGATCAACGTCACCAAGGAGATCCTGGAGGTCACCAAGAACGAGATCCTGCAGAGCGTCTTTTTTGTCTCGCCAG ccagcaacgtgtgcttcTTTGCCAAGTGCCCGTACATGTGCAAGACTGAGTATGCAGTGTGTGGGAACCCTCACCTCCTGGAAGGGTCCCTCTCTGCCTTCCTGCCGTCCCTCAACCTGGCACCACGACTCTCCATCCCAAACCCATGGATCCGGTCCTACTCGTTTGATGGAAAAGAGGA GTGGGAAGTGAATCCGCTCTACTGCAACACGGTGAGGGAGATCTACCCCTACAGCAACGGCAACCGGCTGCTTAACATCATCGACATGGCCATATTTGACTTCCTCATAG GGAACATGGACCGTCACCACTATGAAATGTTCACCAAGTTTGGGGACGACGGCTTCCTCTTGCATCTGGACAACGCCAGAGG GTTCGGGCGACATTCCCATGACGAAACCTCCATCCTGGCCCCGCTCTCCCAGTGTTGCAT aatAAAGAGGACAACGTTATTACGACTCCAGCTCTTGGCCGAGCCCGAATATCGGCTCAGCGACGTGATGAGGGAATCCCTCCTGCAGGACCGCCTGGCCCCAGTCCTCACCGAACCCCACCTCTTGGCTTTAGACAGACGGTTACAGCTGATCCTGGAAGCTGTGAGGAAATGCATAGACACGTATGGAGAAGCCAAGGTGGTGGCCAACGACACCACACAGCCCGAGGCTCCTGCGTCTGACAGAGCAAAGCTGACCACTTAA